Proteins encoded within one genomic window of Mycolicibacterium aubagnense:
- a CDS encoding serine/threonine-protein kinase translates to MTSTFNPGDIVAGYTIESVLGVGGMGVVYKAKNPQLPRSDALKVLTTSIQGDGQFRERFLREANVAATLDHPNIVAVYSRGETEAGQLWIAMQYVAGTDADQEVRSGRMSPARAARIITEVAKALDYAHRRGIMHRDVKPANFLLANAEGPGDDERVFLADFGIARAFDDAAHLTTDGSVMASIAYAPPEALSGQPVDSRADVYSLACSLFVLLTGRTPYGGLPGGIAAIAAAHVTGEIPRVTDRVPNLPWALNEVIARGMAKDPNARYQTAREFAAAATAAVASGGGPAPRPPGQLPPPGPPSWPPRQPTPPGGVLTYPSGQFSGPYAPGPPLSPPPQLTSPRPSPAPSNNGRKRRWIIGAGVAAVVTVIAVVASIMLFGKPSAPAYTAQSFTHVHGSTEITSAPTAVAALGPGDADAVLSLGLQPVAIAGAGTTLPSWLQSKITGTPSVKDTVGFIDTSAVQAAKPGVIIATGDIDDATYQRLAAIAPTVTQPKDTSRAWNWQTQLKWIGKIIGRDKEADKLIDQVSSQQTDLKNQNPRAAGKSVQVIHVSDDGVSQTLTPSNAADYLSSLGLNYDPDLRRQPGDSSSTRSMPELGKLYLVHSEVLIVVRTDKAAGNGGAAGLPYQLAAYRGSMIIVDDPNTVAAFADPGGYLATEYLDANFVPLMSVIR, encoded by the coding sequence ATGACATCGACCTTCAACCCCGGCGACATCGTGGCCGGCTACACCATCGAGTCCGTCCTGGGTGTCGGCGGCATGGGTGTGGTCTACAAGGCCAAGAATCCACAGCTGCCCCGCAGCGATGCCCTGAAGGTCCTCACCACCTCCATCCAGGGTGACGGCCAGTTTCGCGAGCGCTTCCTCCGAGAGGCCAACGTCGCCGCCACACTGGACCACCCCAATATCGTCGCGGTCTACTCGCGTGGCGAAACCGAGGCGGGCCAGCTGTGGATCGCCATGCAGTACGTGGCCGGCACCGACGCCGACCAGGAAGTGCGGTCCGGCCGGATGTCACCGGCACGTGCTGCCCGGATCATCACCGAAGTCGCCAAGGCGCTCGACTACGCGCATCGGCGCGGCATCATGCACCGCGACGTCAAACCGGCCAACTTTTTGCTGGCCAACGCCGAGGGGCCCGGTGATGACGAGCGAGTGTTCCTGGCGGACTTCGGGATTGCGCGTGCATTCGACGATGCCGCGCATCTGACCACCGACGGCTCGGTGATGGCATCCATCGCCTACGCCCCGCCCGAAGCACTGAGCGGGCAACCCGTCGATTCTCGTGCCGATGTCTACTCGCTGGCCTGCAGCTTGTTCGTCCTGCTCACCGGCAGGACGCCGTACGGGGGGCTGCCCGGCGGCATTGCCGCGATCGCGGCAGCACACGTGACCGGCGAGATCCCTCGCGTCACCGATCGCGTACCCAACCTGCCGTGGGCGCTGAACGAAGTGATCGCCCGCGGCATGGCGAAGGATCCGAATGCGCGCTACCAGACCGCACGGGAATTCGCCGCTGCGGCAACGGCTGCCGTCGCCAGTGGTGGTGGCCCCGCGCCACGGCCACCCGGTCAACTACCGCCTCCGGGCCCACCGTCCTGGCCGCCGCGTCAGCCGACGCCGCCAGGCGGCGTATTGACCTATCCGAGCGGACAGTTCAGCGGGCCCTATGCGCCGGGCCCACCACTCAGCCCGCCTCCGCAGCTGACGTCGCCCCGTCCGTCGCCTGCTCCGTCGAATAACGGGCGCAAACGTCGGTGGATCATCGGTGCCGGAGTCGCGGCCGTGGTCACCGTCATCGCGGTCGTCGCCTCGATCATGCTGTTCGGCAAGCCCAGTGCACCGGCCTATACCGCGCAGTCGTTTACCCACGTACATGGCTCCACCGAAATCACCAGCGCGCCAACAGCTGTCGCCGCCCTAGGCCCCGGCGATGCCGACGCCGTGCTGTCACTCGGCCTTCAACCCGTCGCGATCGCAGGCGCGGGCACGACACTGCCCTCGTGGTTGCAGTCCAAGATCACCGGGACCCCGTCGGTCAAAGACACCGTCGGTTTCATCGACACCAGCGCAGTCCAGGCCGCGAAACCTGGCGTCATCATCGCCACCGGCGACATCGATGATGCGACCTACCAGCGTCTTGCGGCCATTGCACCGACCGTGACCCAACCGAAAGACACCAGCCGAGCGTGGAACTGGCAGACGCAGCTCAAATGGATCGGCAAGATCATCGGGCGCGACAAGGAGGCCGACAAACTGATTGACCAGGTGTCGTCCCAACAGACCGATCTGAAGAACCAGAATCCGAGGGCCGCGGGGAAGAGCGTCCAGGTGATCCATGTGTCGGACGATGGCGTCAGCCAGACCCTGACACCGTCCAACGCAGCGGACTATCTCAGTTCGCTCGGCCTGAACTACGACCCCGACTTGCGTCGTCAACCCGGCGACAGCAGTTCAACCCGGTCGATGCCAGAGCTCGGGAAATTGTATTTGGTTCACAGCGAAGTGTTGATCGTCGTGCGCACCGACAAGGCCGCCGGTAACGGCGGAGCCGCAGGCCTCCCGTACCAGCTGGCCGCCTACCGCGGGTCGATGATCATCGTGGATGACCCCAATACTGTTGCGGCATTTGCAGACCCAGGCGGTTACCTCGCTACCGAGTATCTGGATGCAAACTTTGTTCCGTTGATGAGCGTCATCCGCTGA
- a CDS encoding sensor domain-containing protein translates to MKPWRAALLIGASVVVAAGCSATDRKVAGTATTSAGDAAPPTTSTSAAPRPVDDAGLPRLLSAPSEISDLVGVAMTPEAIFRKPDTKLRVDPTRCLEAVMPGLDTIRYYGRTGFAGQLLHGDQHAQVVQVVAAFATDSEAADFRDMTAQNWRQCQRQQATITGGQVPLVYALDNVESVDSVTSVPVSGTARDGTQVPCQHSLGSRRNVIIDVRVCAPNVADRGRELVAKIAAGL, encoded by the coding sequence ATGAAACCCTGGCGTGCTGCACTGCTCATCGGAGCGTCGGTTGTTGTGGCGGCGGGGTGTTCTGCCACCGACCGGAAGGTCGCGGGTACGGCCACCACGTCAGCGGGCGACGCCGCTCCCCCAACCACGTCGACGTCAGCTGCCCCAAGACCTGTTGATGATGCCGGCTTGCCGAGGTTGTTGAGTGCCCCGTCCGAGATCAGCGACCTGGTGGGCGTCGCCATGACGCCGGAGGCGATCTTCAGAAAGCCCGATACCAAACTGAGGGTCGACCCGACTCGCTGCCTTGAAGCTGTCATGCCCGGTCTCGACACCATTCGGTACTACGGCCGAACGGGTTTCGCCGGGCAGTTACTGCATGGGGACCAACATGCTCAAGTCGTGCAGGTGGTCGCAGCGTTTGCTACGGACTCGGAAGCGGCGGACTTTCGTGACATGACCGCTCAAAACTGGCGGCAATGTCAGAGGCAGCAGGCGACCATCACGGGCGGCCAGGTTCCCCTGGTGTATGCGTTGGACAACGTCGAGTCGGTCGACTCGGTTACCAGTGTTCCGGTGTCGGGGACGGCCCGAGATGGCACCCAGGTTCCATGTCAGCACTCGCTGGGTTCTCGACGGAACGTGATCATCGATGTGCGGGTTTGCGCTCCGAATGTGGCTGACAGGGGGCGAGAACTCGTGGCTAAGATCGCCGCCGGTTTGTGA